The Verrucomicrobium spinosum DSM 4136 = JCM 18804 genome includes a region encoding these proteins:
- a CDS encoding nucleoside recognition domain-containing protein: MNRSAAPASPSVVLAGLESAGKSALFRGLTGHAAGDEANYRGSTVVCRRCRVPDCTCEVVDTPGIRTVADAETTRVALAETEGADVVLLVVRGTHLMREMETLLRELDLRGRRSAVAVTFRDLAPASVHAMVEHYQQRLQVPVVLVNARELAAGERRALLVAIEQARPPGARLLEHPVTAGGLVGERDPAATWFEHATIGPVLAALLAVGMFAGPVYLAWLAATWLQPVVERELIAPLQSLAVALSLPHWLQAPLTGGYGLLTLGVYSFLWAFPVVLLVGISVAMVEETGLKDRMASALDPWLRRIGLDSRDLMPVLTGYGCNVVAVHQSRACGACSRRACVSLIAFGSACSYQIGASLSLFGSAGRPGLFLPYLLLLFLVGGVHTRLWHGRGHDQRQSTSPLTERAFLQWPSARAIFWRVRAILKQFLLQAMPLFLGICVVAAALEQLGVLAHLGQWLAPALRWVGLPVDAAPALVFSIIRKDGMLALNAADGAILHGMSGMQVFIAVWLMSTFSACLVTLWTVGRELGWRTAWQLSWRQMATAVGSAIILANL, from the coding sequence ATGAACCGTTCCGCCGCCCCTGCATCCCCCTCCGTCGTGCTGGCAGGGCTGGAGTCTGCGGGGAAGAGTGCTCTCTTCCGCGGTCTTACCGGACACGCGGCCGGAGACGAGGCCAACTACCGGGGATCCACCGTGGTCTGCCGACGTTGTCGCGTGCCTGATTGCACGTGCGAGGTTGTGGATACGCCCGGCATCCGTACCGTGGCAGATGCCGAAACCACGCGCGTGGCCTTGGCTGAGACGGAAGGGGCCGACGTCGTGCTGCTCGTGGTGCGGGGAACCCACCTCATGCGGGAGATGGAAACCCTGCTGCGGGAGCTGGACCTGCGAGGCAGGCGCAGTGCCGTGGCGGTGACCTTCAGGGATCTGGCTCCTGCTTCGGTGCATGCCATGGTGGAGCACTACCAGCAGAGGCTACAGGTGCCCGTGGTGCTGGTGAATGCCCGCGAACTGGCAGCCGGGGAACGTCGGGCGCTGCTGGTGGCCATCGAGCAAGCCCGCCCGCCCGGTGCCAGATTGTTGGAGCATCCTGTCACGGCTGGCGGGCTGGTGGGGGAGCGGGATCCGGCCGCAACTTGGTTCGAGCACGCAACAATCGGCCCCGTGCTCGCAGCGCTGCTGGCCGTTGGTATGTTTGCCGGACCGGTGTATCTGGCGTGGCTGGCAGCCACCTGGCTGCAGCCGGTGGTGGAGAGAGAGTTGATCGCTCCCTTGCAGTCACTGGCGGTGGCGCTGTCCCTGCCTCATTGGCTACAGGCTCCGCTCACTGGCGGCTATGGTTTGCTGACCCTGGGTGTGTACTCCTTCCTCTGGGCATTCCCCGTGGTGTTGCTGGTCGGTATCAGCGTGGCGATGGTGGAGGAGACAGGGTTGAAGGACCGCATGGCCTCCGCGCTGGATCCCTGGCTGCGCCGCATCGGGCTCGACAGCCGGGATCTGATGCCGGTGCTTACGGGTTATGGCTGCAATGTCGTTGCCGTGCATCAGAGCCGCGCCTGTGGGGCGTGTTCGCGCCGTGCCTGTGTCTCGCTCATCGCGTTTGGCAGCGCCTGTTCCTATCAGATTGGAGCCTCGCTCAGTCTGTTTGGTTCCGCGGGCAGGCCGGGGCTTTTCCTCCCGTATCTGCTGTTGTTGTTTCTGGTGGGGGGCGTCCACACCCGGCTCTGGCATGGGCGAGGTCACGACCAGCGGCAGTCCACGTCCCCACTGACCGAGCGGGCCTTTCTGCAATGGCCGTCTGCTCGCGCAATCTTCTGGCGTGTCCGGGCGATCCTGAAGCAGTTTCTCCTGCAGGCCATGCCGTTGTTTCTAGGAATCTGCGTGGTGGCAGCAGCATTGGAGCAGTTAGGGGTGTTGGCTCATCTTGGGCAATGGCTGGCCCCGGCGCTCCGATGGGTGGGGCTGCCTGTTGACGCCGCCCCAGCTCTGGTCTTTTCCATCATTCGCAAAGATGGCATGCTGGCCCTCAATGCGGCGGATGGAGCCATCCTGCATGGCATGAGCGGGATGCAGGTTTTCATAGCGGTCTGGCTCATGTCCACCTTCAGTGCCTGCCTGGTGACGCTGTGGACGGTGGGCCGGGAACTGGGCTGGCGCACTGCGTGGCAGTTGTCTTGGAGGCAGATGGCGACAGCAGTGGGCAGCGCGATCATCCTGGCGAATCTCTAG
- a CDS encoding NAD(P)/FAD-dependent oxidoreductase, which translates to MTARSVSVENGESEASLDVAVIGAGPAGLGCALALQACGVQRMAIFDRCEVGASFARWPRQMRLITPSFHSNPFRQPDLNAITPKTSPADFLHGEHPTGREYALYLKAVATHYALPVRDGTGVKEIMSTGAEFDVITEKGVVRARNVIWAAGEFSRPDHGGIKGAHHCRHNGEVVDWKLLQGAEHTIIGGYESGIDAAVNLAWLGRDVKVLSRGEPWHVSSPDPSVALSPYTIDRLKAALLEAPGSIHFYKNADISEVTRQRGRWRVHDRAGGVYESETAPILCTGFHGALQPVRHLFHEAEGRLIFSEEADESTLTPGLFYSGPSLVHRGSSFCFIYKFRSRFGVVARAIAQRLGLPWETALRPWQEHGFMLEDLSCCVDCQCAVGAAGREAPEVAEYETLNGREVPAHVQA; encoded by the coding sequence ATGACGGCGAGAAGCGTATCGGTTGAGAATGGGGAATCCGAGGCCAGTCTGGATGTGGCGGTGATCGGGGCCGGGCCCGCAGGGCTGGGGTGTGCCCTGGCGCTCCAGGCCTGCGGCGTGCAGCGCATGGCCATCTTCGACCGGTGTGAAGTGGGGGCGTCCTTTGCGAGATGGCCGCGCCAGATGCGGCTCATCACACCCAGCTTCCACAGCAACCCCTTCCGCCAGCCGGATCTGAATGCGATCACGCCCAAGACATCGCCGGCAGACTTCCTGCACGGGGAGCACCCCACCGGCCGGGAGTATGCGCTGTATCTCAAGGCAGTGGCCACGCACTATGCGCTGCCGGTCCGGGACGGAACGGGGGTGAAGGAAATAATGTCAACCGGCGCTGAGTTCGATGTGATTACGGAGAAGGGGGTGGTGCGTGCCCGGAACGTGATCTGGGCGGCCGGTGAGTTTTCCCGGCCGGACCATGGGGGCATCAAAGGTGCCCACCACTGCCGCCACAATGGTGAGGTGGTGGACTGGAAGCTTCTGCAGGGGGCGGAGCACACGATCATCGGCGGCTATGAGAGCGGCATCGATGCGGCGGTGAATCTCGCCTGGCTGGGGAGGGATGTGAAGGTGCTCTCCCGCGGTGAACCGTGGCATGTGAGCAGCCCGGACCCCAGTGTGGCGCTCAGCCCCTATACCATTGACCGGCTCAAAGCGGCGTTGCTGGAGGCTCCGGGCAGCATCCACTTCTACAAGAACGCAGACATCTCTGAAGTCACCCGTCAGCGAGGCCGGTGGCGGGTGCATGATCGGGCAGGGGGTGTGTATGAATCGGAGACGGCGCCGATTCTCTGCACTGGCTTCCATGGGGCGCTGCAACCGGTGCGCCACTTGTTTCATGAAGCGGAAGGGCGCCTGATCTTCAGTGAAGAGGCGGATGAGAGCACACTCACACCGGGCTTGTTCTACAGCGGCCCCTCGCTGGTGCATCGTGGCAGCAGCTTCTGTTTCATCTACAAGTTCCGCTCGCGATTTGGGGTGGTGGCGCGAGCCATCGCCCAGCGCCTCGGGTTGCCGTGGGAGACTGCGCTGCGTCCCTGGCAGGAGCATGGGTTCATGCTGGAGGACTTGTCCTGCTGCGTGGACTGTCAGTGTGCTGTCGGTGCCGCAGGGCGGGAGGCCCCGGAGGTCGCGGAGTATGAGACCCTGAACGGTAGGGAGGTGCCTGCACATGTACAAGCCTGA